From the genome of Marasmius oreades isolate 03SP1 chromosome 1, whole genome shotgun sequence:
CCATCGCGAACCATATCTTCGGTCCAAAACCCCATCACAGGGAGAACTTTAACGAATCTCTGACTCTTCGTCTCGACACCCGACCCTGCGTCCCCTGACGAGCGCAGAATTCGATCACAGAACTTGAGTTTTGATGATATTCGCATCTTTCAACGCGTTCTGCAAAATCGTTTCCTTTACAGCGCTAAATACCAGTCCAAACACCAGTCTGGTGTTTGACGTATCGGTCGCTTGAGTGAGACTAGGTCACGCAAAGACAGGGGCGGTCAGTATCGTCAAAGCAACGACAGAAGACGATAGCTTACTGGGGAAAGACACTAAGCCTGGCCCTATTTGCTTGCATAAACCTCCATAGAATAAACTTCGTTGCCTTGTTGACATCGTTTCCCCCAGTGTACTCGGGAAAATATCTCTCCAACGGCACCTTTGGCAATTTTTGCTTGAAGACATCTATCTTGttcaggaagaggatgattgACGTTCGAAGAAACCAGCGCGCGTTGACGATGGATTCGAAGAGAATGAGGGTTTCACTCATTCGACTTGTGCCCACGACTTCAAAATCGGCCTGGTCGTACTCGCTCAATGCGGCACAAAAAATTATGCTAGTGACGGATTCGAAGCAGTGGATCCACTTTCGATGTCCAGATCGTTGCCCACCAACATCTAACATGTGAATTCTGAGGTTTTCGTGAGGCACAAAATTGTGACCAGATGCATGGGGAAACGTACGATAATTGGCCCATCGTAAAGCGGGTCTCGGAAATGGCAGTGGTCCTCTGTCGTGCCTTCAGCACGTCCGTTTCGCTGGGAATGTATTGTGGAGAACCGATTCTAAGCACTTCAGAAAAAAAGCTGTAGAGAACATCAGTCGTAGATTGTGAAAAGGAGTGCACTACGCACTAGAACGCGCTATCCATTAGATAGAATTCACTTCCATGCTCATCCATAATCTTGGCAACCACAGGGTCCTGCCAGAAATGATGTATCGCTTCAGCAATTTCAGGACTGAGAACGGATGCATTGCTCTTGTCGAGTTCGTAGTTGGCGATCTTGTCCGCCAAAGCCCTATTCGAAGGGGTTTCGCAGTCGAGTGTGAGCTTCCTCATCATAATGATAATCGCTTGAGCAGAGTCGACCAGGTTTCGGTACACGATGGGTGCATACATCGCCAGCTCAGAATCGGAGAAGCCGTTGTCATGATTAATGCGCATTTGCTTCACGACTGTTGATTTTCCTGAGTCGCCAGGACCTACAAGGCAGAAATTAAAAGGATGAATATGCAACCAAGTTGAGAAAACAGAGGCTGACCAAGTAAAAGAATCTTACATTCGCGCCTGAACTGTTGAGCGTCCTTCTGCAGCTGCATGTCGATAGCATCGCTTCTTTCCTTCACTTCTCCCTCTGACCGCGACATAGAGTAGCCCATTCCTTAGTGTCTTTCTACGTTAAGAGCGAGTGTTTGAGCTCGCGGCACTGGTCTTAATGACGTGGGAGATTGAAGAACCGTGGGTAGGGTCATGTTCGCCTTTGTTAGTCACTTTTTCACGTCAACGGAATGAATAGCTGTTCACCTTGACATTTTTTTCGGTCTAATCATTCCTCGTTGCTGTCGGTCGATTAACCTCAACACATGATCGAAGGGCGGCGTCGCTGAGACCCTCATCTACAGGGAGACGACGATATGGATTACGCTGTCGAAGATACAATTTGTGCTGTGTCTGTTGTTCATGCTATGCAAGTTGCGCTTTGCTGGACGGGGAGGTGTCGCTGTGATTGGaacaagcttatgacccggccctttgtgccgagtttttttgcatgtttatacacctgcttacttgtgctctgtaggagttctgcaggtagtgaacagcatgaatcacccatggggggaaagtttgtgtcccttggcccactgtattcatatcacatgacctgttctgtgaacatcctgtgtcagaggcgtaattacacctgtcctacccgttacccatggaaaaaagtatggtgggtatgggacttgtacagggtgactaatccattccagccccatcccatgcacaggaaaacccaccaacccgtgctgttccaacttccctatctgtaggtatggccatgctctatcccattttacaggtacaaacccatggggaaagtattctgtgccaaatcagtacatgttgtatagtgggtgacataaatagcaggtggaggacttgtactgtgtacagaactttgtacagggtggcctaccccattccctccctgtcccatgcacagaaaaacctgtaacctgtggaaaaacagtacagttagagaaggggagaggagacagtgagagatgacaaattattaccaaaaaagtgtgtgggaatataaaagttacatctcataacagttgaagtatagatgcatgtcagataacagtaggaataaataaacaggaacatgaaaaatactacgttactgtagctcaaagggaggggacattgtcgtgcacgcaggaaatttcgatctccgctttaatttaccctggtcctgtcgcatagatcattttttggagataatcgctgataatcgctgataatcaggtctctttgtcccattatatataggatccCAGGACCAAAGGATTGGGTCAGGGCCGTCAGCTGCTGACGGCGCAAAATCCGATTTATCGGCAATTTCCGACCTGCATCTACCGCCGTCCATTCCTAGGGCGTTATTAGTCTTGAGCCAGACCTTCTAGTAGAGTGGCAGTGTAGTTTCCTTTTATGGTGAATTAAGCTTGTTTATCTGTTGTTTGTATTATCTGTCAGGATGCACACTCTAGAAGGTCTGGTGCAATTTAGGCGGGCGACCCTCCCTCGGTGACATTCGTCACATTTTCCTCAGCCTTCCATGCAAAAACTGTGTCCAGCTGAAACATCTATGAGTAGTTGGGCATTATGACAGCATTCCCGGGCATTCAGAACTGACGAAAGGTACGACTAAGTGCAAATCAAGAGCATTGGCGGATGGGAGGTTGTGACGAATGTCACCGAGGGAGGGTCACCCGCCTAAATTGCACCAGACCTTCTAGAGTGTGCATCCTGACAGATAATACAAACAACAGATAAACAAGCTTAATTCACCATAAAAGGAAACTACACTGCCACTCTACTAGAAGGTCTGGCTCGAGACTAGGGCGTTATAACAATATATACTGGGCTATTCGGACTTGTGAGGCAGGTAACTTGAAGCTGATACAGTGTCGACGACTACCAAGGTGGAAGATTTTTGGGATATACGTGATTGGGCTGTATCTTGCCGTATTACAATGAGCTTCTGTCAGAATTCCAACATGGCATTCCTTGTCGTTCCCTAGAAACACTGGAAATAAGCATTCTCTATTCATCCGAGTGAGCATAGTTCCCCGCACTGTTGCGCCAACTGAACTATATAGCGCTCATTCCAACTTGCATCCTGTTCTGCGTTTGCCCACAAATTTCAAAACCCAAGGCAGGGATTTGTGCTTTGAAACGGTAATTGATAAATCACCATGTATGAGGACAGGGTCGTCAAGGCACCTTCAAATTATTTTTGTCGTTCATGCTAAACGGCTATCTTTCAATTCGCTGGTGCTGAAACTGACTCCGATGGCACTTGGATGTGTAAATGACATGGGAGATTGTTGGTCACTTTGGTCACTTTTTCACGTCAATGGAATGAAtagctgtttttttttttgtttctctaGTTTAGTGTGGTACAAGTAGTCTAGTACTAAGATGCAGGGGCACATTCTGCACCGATTGCCTTCTGGGAGTTGTCACGAATCGAatcgttcactttccagggcatgtccagctgcaaataatccccagaaatcgatttttgggcatactggacatcattgccatattcacagtcattccagttattcacagccattccagtcattcccagtcattccagtcatttacagtcattccatgattattccatcttatttcctattggctaagtcttatccccatgtagatagctcagtagtatataaacccaccatttatctagctttttccccagccttgtaattttaaaccctccgtttgtgttttgtctcttgtgctttctgcttttctctctctctcctcagtgttcccaagtgttccccaAATATTCCAGTGTCCTCAGCCCCAGTATCTTTTCTAGTGTGCTACAAGCACTTTCAAACTCCCTCCCAGTATTCTCCAGCAAGTGTTTACCATCAAGTAAATCTTGTCGCCTCGGTGGTCCCtattgtttagcttgccacataagccttaaaaccccactagttgggtgcagtggttctaaggttgaacggTTCGTTTCAGGAGTTCTTTTCAGTGCCTGTCATGGCAGCTTCAGTGTAATCTGTAGCTTGTATGTGGAGATTATCTGTTGTaggtttcttttcctttgaaTCGTGCCATTTTCCTTGGCCACATTTTGTCTCTTCGCACTGCAGTGCACGCATATAATATCCCATAACCCATATCCTATACCATAGATCCGAGGAGTCCATGTAACGTTCTCATAAGAATGGTCAGTAATACAAGGGGGGGCGGCTTATAAGCCAGATCGATTAACATCATCTGATAGTCCTTGTCATTCTAATAGTACACTGGGCCCAGCCAGTTTATAGGATATAGATAGCCACTGTTCGGTAACGGCACTAagaactactactaggtgcagcaaaacacactccaagcacgaagtgcgcaaaaccaaacccaacactagcaattagcgtagttgatttgtggaggtcggtatcaatggacgctctcagcaaggttcactgagaactctaagataggacttcaaaggtggggctttatatggttcaaaacaaatttaaattctgtgttcacaagtcaaaatgacaaaggctttctacgaagttcactacttcgaggaggtgttcaattctttctaagttcaaatagaactatcaaattcaattcaaattcgagtcaaagcgactctacaagttcaaaagTTCccagtaccaaagtggcaacaaattcaaatcaaattcaaagttcaaatctaatcttttccaaatacaaacaccaacttcgaagaagtggggcaaagtatgagccagagtcccctagtgaaagcacttaggcttctgtcataggttactggggaaatactgctgctaccacccttccttatatacactttttcgaataaataataatcaaatgttgaagatatggtaaaaagtcgaaaatatagagaaatccctttcagagataccaacgtacccttaatcaggtatagtacatgtcaattagatataaaactgtccagaatatagtattccttgtttcttttcctcatattttctttattcctgttccgagttggatatctttgacatttgcatgtggatacatcctgaccccttttttgtttccaaggtgagtccccatgtgctcccttgttctctcttgttctatccaatctggaatagtccaaaactgtttgATCTACATTCcggggatcgttcctatggttctttcttggtagaatatcctttctgactggacatcgacgacatctgcccctttttcttgtttccagctgtaagttacagccaccggctttgtttccgttccttaagtccaaagtggactttagatcgTTACAtctgtccgattgttacttccagatgtacttctaggagttgtttctgtcttttcaaccaatatcgaagaaatcaataaattgatagtaaaatcaagtgtccccatgtttgctacaagtatttgcgagtgagacaaggcctatgcaaatgaacgaaggtttttaaaaggctgcttcatcggttcctacaggttttggaacgtcgaagactctcgtctataaggtaatttatacttttcgtacttcaGATAAcctgcaaatagacccgtgctttgactagcagcttgggcttgctctaatcctcatattatgttcccattttgattatattatatatataaaatgttaaaatgtgtttatttaggtactagtagagtttaTCTGTGATATCGGGTCATCAGATATCTGGTATCTAATCGTAAATTCGCTTCTTGATAGTTCTatctggtccaaaacatccCAAACTGGATCAGGTGTAGTCACACTGTTACAGCAGTACCTTGTGACAAATGATAAAATAGAAATAATCCAATTTAAGAGTACTACTATAATGCCATGAGCACTACAAATATTTCGAATTTATTTGTGAGAAAATTCGAGGCCCAAGAGTGTCAAGAACATGGTTTTGGGGTGGTGAACCTGTTTTAGTGCTCGGCAAATTCTGTTTCTGGAACATGTTCTTTGGCTCAAGCACCGGCTGGGTGCTGGGCGCTTGGTATTTGTTCCAgaaaactttttttttttgacgatTACTCTCAGCTTGACAACCAGTGGTAACCTCACCGCTTATAATGGTATACCCAGAGCTACCAAATCTCTTTTTTTGTGATTTTTACCTTGTAATTTGAAAAAGTCAGATTGGAACTCATTAAAATGCGAGTGAGGTTCAACTTTTACCACTGtaccttcaacttcaatcGTGTTTAGTGTCTCTGCCCCAGCTTGAAATGGGGCTTGTAGCTTCCAGAAATGTAAGCTTCTAGAAATATATAATGTGATCCCTTACCTTGCACACTTATGGGACGCGTGCCAGTTCTTATAAGGCAAGAAGCCAGTACAGAAATAGTAGGTCCAGCTTGGGTCCAGCATGCTTATAAGAAAATTATAGTGGAGCAATGCACAGCTAGCTTATAGGATAATGTGCAGTAAATGTCAGCCAGTACACCCTGGGCGACGCCATACAAATCTTATAAGCAGGGTCAGTATTACAGCAAATCCTATAAGAACAGTACATGGACTGTTGTAGATCCAATACTATACTTCCGTTGTTTTGAGGGGGGTGACTGTGGcaatgtcaggagggtgaaccacctatgcatatgccgggcctgttacatccatgccagaccgatccggaccgactggtcacaatcactttcattctattcttacttactccacttaccttaatctccgtactccccattaaagcctaggccataggcttgggagtcggcagtccgaatgcggatccgactactggatccgtctcggaccttgtacatttctatcctatataagatgtacgacttagtagttacattctttagaattaaactcgactctggtttcccagtgacctggtctaaggcagcttgactcagggagctgttgtccaataacttcggctactgtcaagactccgtcattctcttcactatctccttcGTTGTCCTcatcgctctccgacacactccgatcaactccggtttcttccctctccccatcttagatcattcctcttctagtatatccttcagtacatatcttatatcttatcttatcatttctcccTTTGGTTCTGTTCGGTTCCAAGTCATTCTGCATGTCCTTAACAGGGCCTTGAgccctgatgc
Proteins encoded in this window:
- the GPA1_3 gene encoding guanine nucleotide-binding protein subunit alpha (antiSMASH:Cluster_1.3), whose product is MGYSMSRSEGEVKERSDAIDMQLQKDAQQFRRECPGDSGKSTVVKQMRINHDNGFSDSELAMYAPIVYRNLVDSAQAIIIMMRKLTLDCETPSNRALADKIANYELDKSNASVLSPEIAEAIHHFWQDPVVAKIMDEHGSEFYLMDSAFYFFSEVLRIGSPQYIPSETDVLKARQRTTAISETRFTMGQLSIHMLDVGGQRSGHRKWIHCFESVTSIIFCAALSEYDQADFEVVGTSRMSETLILFESIVNARWFLRTSIILFLNKIDVFKQKLPKVPLERYFPEYTGGNDVNKATKFILWRFMQANRARLSVFPHLTQATDTSNTRLVFGLVFSAVKETILQNALKDANIIKTQVL